CGCGTACCGTCCATCGATGCCTGGCGTAGTCCCGGTCCGGACTGGCGCTGGAGCATCGTCCGGCAACGGGCGCGGACCGGTTCGGGGGGCGGGGCGGCTTTGCAACGCCGGCTGTCGGCCTTCGTCCCTGACGAGGGTTGAAGGCTTCCCGGCATTGGCGCTCGGCCTCCCTTGAAGCCCCATCCCAGAGCCCTCGACGCCGCTTCGTCCACTGACCTCCGCACTCGGCGCCCGCCGATCTCGCCCGCCCCGCCGCGACTCGCCGCACGGGTTTGCCCACCGCGGCGACTCGACGCTTAGCTATCCCCCCGACGAGGTCCCGGATCCCCCGGGACCTCGCGCAGGGGAGGGCAATCCATGAAGCAGCACCCACTGAGGCCGTTGGTGTTCTGGCCAACGTTCCTCATCCTGCTGGCGGCGGTGGTCGCCAGCTACCTCGATCTGTCGCTTTTTCTCGCCATCAGCAAGGGGCTGAATGCGCTGATCCTCGACAACCTCGCCTGGCTCTTCTGCATCGCGGCCCTGGGCATGGTGATCCTGGCCCTGGCCGTGTATTTCTCGCCCCTGGGGCAGATTCGCATCGGCGGGGAGCGGGCCACCCCGCTGCTGAGCAAGCCGCGCTGGTTCATGGTGACCCTCTGCACGACGCTGGCGGTGGGCGTGCTCTTCTGGGCGGTCGCCGAGCCGCTGTTCCACCTCCACGGGCCACCGGGGGACCTGGGGATCGAAGCCGAGAGTCCCGCCGCCGTGCGCTTCGCCCTGTCCACCATGTTCATGCACTGGACCATCACGCCCTACGCCATCTACCTGGTGCCCTCCCTGGTGTTCGCCCTGGCCTTTCACAACCTGCGGGGCGAGTTCTCCATCGGCGCCATGCTCCGGCCCTTGCTGGGCGCCGAACGGGTCCGGCGCTACGCCGACCTGATCGACACCCTCGGGCTGTTCGCCCTGGTGGCCGGCATCGCGTCCGCCCTCGGCACGGGGGCCCTGACCCTGGCCGGTGGCCTGAGCCAGTACATCGGCGGCGAGACCACGCCCCTGCGCCTGGCGCTGATCATCGCGGCCATCGTCCTCACCTTCGTCGCCTCGGCCGCCAGCGGGCTGCAGCGGGGAATCGCCAAGCTGTCCGGTCTCAACACCTGGATCCTGATGGCGCTGGGCGGTTTCGTGCTGCTCTGCGGCCCCACGCTGACGCTGATCAGCCTCGGCATCGAGGCCCTGGGCGCCTACCTCGGTGGCTTCCTCCGGCAGAGCCTCTACACCGGGACCGCCGGTGGCGATCCCTGGGCGCGGGAGTGGACGGTGTTCTTCTGGGCGGTCTGGTTCGCCTGGGCACCGGTGGCCGCGCTGTTCCTCGGCAAGATCGCCCGTGGCTACCGGGTGCGCGAGTTCATCCGCATCAACATGCTCTATCCCGCGCTGTTTTCCATGCTGTGGATGAGCATCTTCTCGGGCAGCAGCCTCTACTACGACGCCCAGGGCGGCGGCAGCCTGAACCTGGTGTTGAACCAGCAGGGCGTCGAACACGTGCTCTACGCCATGTTCCGGCAGCTGCCGGCCAGCGATGTGGTGATCGCCTTCCTGCTGTTCGTCGCCTTCATCAATTTCGTCACCGCCGCCGACTCCAACACCGACGCCATCGGCAACCTCTGCAGCCGGGGTGTGACCGCCGATTCCGACCTGGATGGCAACCCCCTGCTCAAGGTGGCCTGGGGGCTGATCATCGGCGCCATGGCCTGGGTGATGGTGGCCTTCGTCGGCCTCGATGGCGTGAAGATGCTTTCCAACCTCGGCGGCCTGCCGGGGATGTTCATCGTCCTGGGCGCCGGCGGCACGCTGATGCTCTGGCTGAGGACCCCGGCACTGCTGGCTGATCGGGATGCCGGCGTCGCGCCGCAGGCCCGCCCGTCTTCCACGATCGCCAAGTCGCAGGCGGGGCGCTGAGCCCCTCTTTCCACAGGAGGCCCCATGGACGTCATCAGTGAGTTTCCCTACCGG
This genomic window from Pseudomonas furukawaii contains:
- a CDS encoding BCCT family transporter; the protein is MKQHPLRPLVFWPTFLILLAAVVASYLDLSLFLAISKGLNALILDNLAWLFCIAALGMVILALAVYFSPLGQIRIGGERATPLLSKPRWFMVTLCTTLAVGVLFWAVAEPLFHLHGPPGDLGIEAESPAAVRFALSTMFMHWTITPYAIYLVPSLVFALAFHNLRGEFSIGAMLRPLLGAERVRRYADLIDTLGLFALVAGIASALGTGALTLAGGLSQYIGGETTPLRLALIIAAIVLTFVASAASGLQRGIAKLSGLNTWILMALGGFVLLCGPTLTLISLGIEALGAYLGGFLRQSLYTGTAGGDPWAREWTVFFWAVWFAWAPVAALFLGKIARGYRVREFIRINMLYPALFSMLWMSIFSGSSLYYDAQGGGSLNLVLNQQGVEHVLYAMFRQLPASDVVIAFLLFVAFINFVTAADSNTDAIGNLCSRGVTADSDLDGNPLLKVAWGLIIGAMAWVMVAFVGLDGVKMLSNLGGLPGMFIVLGAGGTLMLWLRTPALLADRDAGVAPQARPSSTIAKSQAGR